The Malus domestica chromosome 10, GDT2T_hap1 genome contains a region encoding:
- the LOC103445472 gene encoding hypothetical protein At1g04090-like isoform X2 codes for MNMQNFGGCANSERISSSEGFASGRINLGEIEVFKITRFEFIWACTPSEDKQKTVTFYKPVGIPDGFHSIGHYCQSKEKPLHGFVLVVQEAELPETADVGEPVKLPALREPLDYKLVWSPDDGNEDNYGAYGYFWHPQPPEGYKAMGFLVTSRPDKPRLDEVRCVRVDLTDVCETYRPILNAITKSLILPFQVWSMRPHHRGTMGKGVCAGTFFCSSDMSIRKDLKHIGCLKNLNSKLPGMPNLDQIHSLIHHYGPTVFFHPDEIYLPSSVLWFFKSGALLFKTGTSVGEPIDGSGSNLPGGGSNDGGFWIDLPSDERGEIIKRGNLESAELYVHVKPALGGTFTDIAMWVFCPFNGPATLKVGPMDFPLGKIGQHVGDWEHFTLRICNFSGELWSIYFSQHSGGKWVDAYDLEYIDGNKAIVYSSKNGHASYPHPGTYLQGSDKLGIGIRNDAARSNLSVDSSVQYEIVAAEYLGDGVAAEPCWLQFMREWGPTIVYNSRTELDKVINLLPVMFKYNLEDIFSKLPVELYGEEGPTGPKEKNNWVGDERS; via the exons ATGAACATGCAAAATTTTGGAGGTTGTGCAAATTCAGAAAGAATCTCTTCAA GTGAAGGTTTTGCTTCTGGAAGAATCAATCTTGGAGAAATAGAGGTTTTCAAGATAACCAGATTTGAGTTTATCTGGGCCTGCACTCCATCAGAGGACAAGCAAAAAACTGTTACGTTTTATAAGCCGGTGGGAATACCTGATGGATTCCATAGCATTGGTCACTATTGCCAATCTAAGGAGAAGCCTTtacatggttttgttcttgtgGTTCAAGAGGCAGAGTTGCCAGAAACAGCTGATGTTGGGGAGCCTGTCAAGTTGCCAGCTCTTCGAGAGCCGCTTGATTACAAGTTAGTATGGAGCCCTGATGATGGGAATGAGGACAATTATGGTGCATATGGTTACTTTTGGCATCCTCAGCCACCAGAAGGTTACAAAGCAATGGGCTTTTTAGTGACTAGCAGGCCTGATAAACCTAGGTTGGATGAAGTGAGATGTGTTCGAGTTGATTTGACTGATGTTTGTGAAACTTACCGCCCAATTCTTAATGCCATTACAAAATCTCTAATTCTTCCTTTTCAAGTTTGGTCTATGAGACCACATCATCGGGGAACGATGGGGAAGGGGGTTTGTGCAGGTACATTTTTCTGCAGTAGCGACATGAGCATTAGAAAGGATCTGAAGCATATTGGTTGCTTGAAGAATCTGAATTCGAAGCTACCTGGAATGCCAAATcttgatcaaattcattcactcATCCATCATTATGGTCCTACCGTATTCTTTCATCCAGATGAGATTTACTTGCCGTCTTCTGTTTTATGGTTCTTCAAAAGTGGAGCGCTACTGTTCAAGACTGGCACGTCAGTTGGTGAGCCTATTGATGGCAGTGGCTCAAATTTGCCTGGCGGTGGTTCAAATGATGGGGGGTTTTGGATAGACTTGCCAAGTGATGAACGAGGAGAGATTATAAAACGCGGAAACTTGGAAAGTGCAGAACTTTATGTTCATGTGAAACCGGCTCTTGGTGGTACTTTCACTGACATTGCAATGTGGGTGTTTTGTCCCTTCAATGGACCAGCCACTCTCAAAGTTGGGCCTATGGACTTCCCTCTTGGCAAGATTGGACAGCATGTCGGTGACTGGGAGCACTTCACACTCCGCATCTGCAACTTTTCAGGAGAGCTCTGGAGCATATACTTCTCGCAGCACAGCGGTGGCAAATGGGTGGATGCATATGATTTGGAGTACATAGATGGGAACAAAGCCATTGTCTACTCATCCAAAAATGGACACGCGAGCTACCCTCATCCGGGGACTTACCTTCAGGGGTCAGACAAGCTAGGCATTGGGATAAGGAACGATGCTGCTCGTAGTAACTTATCCGTGGATTCAAGCGTCCAGTATGAGATTGTTGCAGCCGAGTATCTTGGAGACGGGGTTGCGGCCGAGCCGTGTTGGCTGCAGTTTATGAGAGAGTGGGGTCCAACAATTGTGTACAATTCAAGAACTGAGCTTGATAAGGTGATCAATCTTTTGCCTGTGATGTTTAAGTATAATTTGGAGGACATTTTTAGTAAGTTACCGGTTGAGCTTTACGGGGAGGAAGGTCCTACCGGGCCAAAAGAGAAGAACAATTGGGTGGGAGATGAGAGAAGCTAG
- the LOC103445472 gene encoding hypothetical protein At1g04090-like isoform X1, translating into MFGCKCFHWNQLTDLFPPEPEEPFSLPDPIPQWPPGEGFASGRINLGEIEVFKITRFEFIWACTPSEDKQKTVTFYKPVGIPDGFHSIGHYCQSKEKPLHGFVLVVQEAELPETADVGEPVKLPALREPLDYKLVWSPDDGNEDNYGAYGYFWHPQPPEGYKAMGFLVTSRPDKPRLDEVRCVRVDLTDVCETYRPILNAITKSLILPFQVWSMRPHHRGTMGKGVCAGTFFCSSDMSIRKDLKHIGCLKNLNSKLPGMPNLDQIHSLIHHYGPTVFFHPDEIYLPSSVLWFFKSGALLFKTGTSVGEPIDGSGSNLPGGGSNDGGFWIDLPSDERGEIIKRGNLESAELYVHVKPALGGTFTDIAMWVFCPFNGPATLKVGPMDFPLGKIGQHVGDWEHFTLRICNFSGELWSIYFSQHSGGKWVDAYDLEYIDGNKAIVYSSKNGHASYPHPGTYLQGSDKLGIGIRNDAARSNLSVDSSVQYEIVAAEYLGDGVAAEPCWLQFMREWGPTIVYNSRTELDKVINLLPVMFKYNLEDIFSKLPVELYGEEGPTGPKEKNNWVGDERS; encoded by the exons ATGTTCGGGTGCAAGTGCTTCCATTGGAATCAACTCACCGATTTATTCCCACCTGAGCCTGAAGAGCCCTTCTCTCTGCCTGATCCCATCCCTCAATGGCCTCCAG GTGAAGGTTTTGCTTCTGGAAGAATCAATCTTGGAGAAATAGAGGTTTTCAAGATAACCAGATTTGAGTTTATCTGGGCCTGCACTCCATCAGAGGACAAGCAAAAAACTGTTACGTTTTATAAGCCGGTGGGAATACCTGATGGATTCCATAGCATTGGTCACTATTGCCAATCTAAGGAGAAGCCTTtacatggttttgttcttgtgGTTCAAGAGGCAGAGTTGCCAGAAACAGCTGATGTTGGGGAGCCTGTCAAGTTGCCAGCTCTTCGAGAGCCGCTTGATTACAAGTTAGTATGGAGCCCTGATGATGGGAATGAGGACAATTATGGTGCATATGGTTACTTTTGGCATCCTCAGCCACCAGAAGGTTACAAAGCAATGGGCTTTTTAGTGACTAGCAGGCCTGATAAACCTAGGTTGGATGAAGTGAGATGTGTTCGAGTTGATTTGACTGATGTTTGTGAAACTTACCGCCCAATTCTTAATGCCATTACAAAATCTCTAATTCTTCCTTTTCAAGTTTGGTCTATGAGACCACATCATCGGGGAACGATGGGGAAGGGGGTTTGTGCAGGTACATTTTTCTGCAGTAGCGACATGAGCATTAGAAAGGATCTGAAGCATATTGGTTGCTTGAAGAATCTGAATTCGAAGCTACCTGGAATGCCAAATcttgatcaaattcattcactcATCCATCATTATGGTCCTACCGTATTCTTTCATCCAGATGAGATTTACTTGCCGTCTTCTGTTTTATGGTTCTTCAAAAGTGGAGCGCTACTGTTCAAGACTGGCACGTCAGTTGGTGAGCCTATTGATGGCAGTGGCTCAAATTTGCCTGGCGGTGGTTCAAATGATGGGGGGTTTTGGATAGACTTGCCAAGTGATGAACGAGGAGAGATTATAAAACGCGGAAACTTGGAAAGTGCAGAACTTTATGTTCATGTGAAACCGGCTCTTGGTGGTACTTTCACTGACATTGCAATGTGGGTGTTTTGTCCCTTCAATGGACCAGCCACTCTCAAAGTTGGGCCTATGGACTTCCCTCTTGGCAAGATTGGACAGCATGTCGGTGACTGGGAGCACTTCACACTCCGCATCTGCAACTTTTCAGGAGAGCTCTGGAGCATATACTTCTCGCAGCACAGCGGTGGCAAATGGGTGGATGCATATGATTTGGAGTACATAGATGGGAACAAAGCCATTGTCTACTCATCCAAAAATGGACACGCGAGCTACCCTCATCCGGGGACTTACCTTCAGGGGTCAGACAAGCTAGGCATTGGGATAAGGAACGATGCTGCTCGTAGTAACTTATCCGTGGATTCAAGCGTCCAGTATGAGATTGTTGCAGCCGAGTATCTTGGAGACGGGGTTGCGGCCGAGCCGTGTTGGCTGCAGTTTATGAGAGAGTGGGGTCCAACAATTGTGTACAATTCAAGAACTGAGCTTGATAAGGTGATCAATCTTTTGCCTGTGATGTTTAAGTATAATTTGGAGGACATTTTTAGTAAGTTACCGGTTGAGCTTTACGGGGAGGAAGGTCCTACCGGGCCAAAAGAGAAGAACAATTGGGTGGGAGATGAGAGAAGCTAG
- the LOC139188661 gene encoding uncharacterized mitochondrial protein AtMg00810-like: MNTVRVLLSVAINFAWPLFQMDVKNAFLHGDLEEEVYMKLPPGHSQAGDKDMVCKLHKSIYGLKQSPRVWYAKLSSVLENVGFRRSNVDSSLFIRIGSTGKLVVLIYVDDLIVTGDNLPKIHSLKQYLRNKFALKDLGILKYFLGIELAHSSKGLFLNQRKYAFDLLQKAEMSACKPTRTPLDTNLKLDIQGEPLTNLSYYQRMVGKLIYLTITRPDISYAVSIVSQFMHSPTTTHLKIVHRILRYLKGSIGRGILMKKNNHTTIIGYTDADWVGNSIDRKSTTGFCTFVGGNLVNWKSKKQSVVARSSADAKYRAMASTACELIWLKGLLGDLGFSHTQPMSMFCDNQAAMHIASNHVFHERTKHIEVDCPYVRTQVQSNIIDTHYKRSYDQLADIFTKSLASIRFQRILDKLGSINPFDPA, encoded by the coding sequence ATGAACACTGTCCGAGTCCTCTTATCAGTCGCAATCAATTTTGCATGGCCTCTTTTTCAAATGGACGTCAAGAATGCCTTCTTGCATGGTGATCtcgaagaagaagtttatatGAAACTTCCACCAGGCCACTCACAAGCAGGTGACAAAGATATGGTATGCAAATTACATAAGTCCATCTATGGCCTTAAGCAATCTCCTCGAGTGTGGTATGCCAAACTCAGCTCGGTGCTGGAAAATGTTGGTTTTCGACGGAGTAATGTTGATTCCTCTCTCTTCATTCGAATTGGTTCCACTGGAAAACTTGTTGTACTCATCTACGTTGATGATCTTATCGTGACCGGTGACAACTTACCTAAGATTCACTCCCTTAAGCAGTATCTTCGTAACAAATTTGCTCTCAAAGATCTTGGTATTCTCAAGTATTTTCTGGGCATTGAACTGGCTCATTCTAGCAAAGGTTTATTCCTAAACCAACGAAAGTATGCTTTTGATCTCCTGCAAAAAGCTGAAATGTCAGCATGCAAACCAACTCGCACCCCATTGGACACCAATCTTAAACTAGACATTCAAGGAGAGCCACTCACAAATTTGAGCTATTATCAACGAATGGTTGGCAAGCTCATTTATCTTACCATTACAAGACCTGACATCTCGTATGCCGTTAGCATTGTCAGTCAATTCATGCATTCCCCAACTACAACTCACTTGAAGATTGTACATCGCATTCTTCGTTATCTCAAAGGTTCAATTGGTAGGGGCATCTTGATGAAGAAGAACAATCATACAACAATCATCGGCTACACTGATGCAGATTGGGTAGGCAACTCTATTGATCGCAAATCAACCACAGGTTTTTGCACGTTTGTTGGTGGCAATTTGGTcaattggaaaagcaagaaacaaagtgttgTGGCTCGATCAAGTGCAGATGCTAAGTATCGTGCCATGGCATCCACTGCCTGTGAACTAATTTGGCTTAAAGGTCTCCTTGGTGATTTGGGTTTCTCTCATACTCAACCCATGTCTATGTTTTGTGATAATCAAGCTGCAATGCACATTGCATCCAATCATGTGTTTCACGAACGCACAAAGCATATCGAAGTTGATTGTCCCTATGTTCGCACCCAGGTTCAATCCAATATCATTGATACTCACTACAAGCGAAGCTATGACCAGTTAGcggatattttcacaaaaagtcTTGCTTCTATTCGTTTTCAGCGTATTTTGGACAAGCTTGGATCAATCAACCCctttgatccagcttga
- the LOC114827438 gene encoding uncharacterized protein, with translation MAEESPVIQEAKSSHASLSSILSNVDVNPNQRLSSVLLNEFNYLPWERAVTLALGGRSKLGYVNGAIPIPEVYSSTYDAWLCKDQLVVSWLLNSMERKIAEIFSYAESSMHLWKNLKEMYGNQNNDARVFQLKKDIAGL, from the coding sequence ATGGCTGAAGAGAGTCCAGTTATTCAGGAAGCAAAAAGCTCCCATGCTTCTCTGTCTTCCATCTTGTCTAATGTTGATGTAAACCCAAACCAACGTCTGAGTTCAGTGTTATTAAATGAATTTAATTATCTTCCATGGGAAAGAGCTGTAACACTTGCTCTGGGAGGACGATCGAAACTCGGTTATGTCAATGGAGCTATTCCTATTCCTGAAGTCTACTCATCAACGTATGATGCATGGCTCTGCAAAGATCAGCTTGTTGTGTCATGGTTGCTCAACTCTATGGAACGAAAGATTGCTGAGATCTTCAGCTATGCCGAATCTTCCATGCATCTCTGGAAAAATCTTAAAGAGATGTATGGAAACCAGAATAATGATGCTCGGGTTTTCCAACTCAAGAAAGACATTGCTGGGTTGTAA